A window of Vicinamibacteria bacterium genomic DNA:
TGGTTCAATTCCGGGCCACTTTCCTCAAACGACGGAGCACGCCCTAGCAGGCTGATGAAAGTGGTTCACAATCGCCCTGGTTGTGCGGGCCGTGACTCGATCAGGAGCGGGTGAATTGACGGCTCAGAGCGGCGTGGATGATCACGTTCTTGCCCGCGATCTCGATGTAACCCTGCCGGTGCAAATCGCTCAACATGCGCGAGACCGTTTCTCGCGTGGCCCCGACCATGTTGGCGATCTCCTGGTGGGTGGGTCGCCGAAAGGCCACCCGTCCGTCCCCCTGTTGGTCTCCCGATTCGCTCGCCATTTCCAGGAGAATCCTGGCCACGCGGCCATAGACGTCGTGTAGCGCCAGATTTCCGATCTGGTGGTTCGCCTTTCGAAGCCGGGAGGACAGCGCCGAAAGCAGGTTGATCAGCACCCGCGGTTTCTTCTCGACGATCGTCAGAAAATCCTTCTGGTGGAGAACCGCGATCTCCGTATCCTGCATGGCGATGGCCGTGGC
This region includes:
- a CDS encoding Crp/Fnr family transcriptional regulator, with protein sequence MVTVELFRRVPLFSGLEDEVLESLINVTSLRKYAKESVIFFENDVGDALFLIVSGRVKVTILSDDGREIILAMLSDHDFFGEMSLLDNEPRSATAIAMQDTEIAVLHQKDFLTIVEKKPRVLINLLSALSSRLRKANHQIGNLALHDVYGRVARILLEMASESGDQQGDGRVAFRRPTHQEIANMVGATRETVSRMLSDLHRQGYIEIAGKNVIIHAALSRQFTRS